A single Natranaerobius thermophilus JW/NM-WN-LF DNA region contains:
- the trpS gene encoding tryptophan--tRNA ligase has product MTSSNKPIIFSGAQPSGSMTLGNYIGAVQNWKEMEQDYQCIFSIVDLHSLTVRQDPKQFKKTVLSFLAQYLACGLDPNNSIIFFQSHVKEHSELSWILGCNTYLGELNRMTQFKEKSERHADNVNAGLYTYPILMAADILLYQTDLVPVGEDQKQHLELARDIAERFNGAYGNAFKVPEIHIPKIGARIMSLQEPEKKMSKSDENEKGVLFLLDEENVIRKKIKRAVTDNENQIAYNDSQPGIKNLITIYSKLKPCTVEEVVEEYADQGYGTFKKDVADLVVDRLQPVKDEYNKYMENKDYLEDVYHEGARKAAEIAADTMEKVKDKLGLVN; this is encoded by the coding sequence TTGACATCCAGTAATAAACCAATAATATTCAGTGGTGCTCAACCTTCTGGAAGTATGACTCTAGGTAATTATATCGGAGCTGTACAAAACTGGAAGGAAATGGAGCAAGATTATCAATGTATCTTCTCCATCGTGGATCTTCACTCTTTAACAGTTCGTCAAGATCCAAAACAGTTTAAAAAAACAGTTCTATCCTTCTTAGCTCAATATTTAGCATGTGGACTAGACCCAAATAATAGCATTATATTTTTCCAATCACATGTTAAAGAACATAGCGAGCTATCTTGGATACTTGGTTGTAATACCTATTTAGGAGAGCTAAATAGAATGACTCAATTTAAGGAAAAGTCGGAGCGCCACGCAGATAATGTAAATGCTGGCTTATATACCTATCCTATTTTAATGGCAGCAGATATACTACTATATCAAACTGACTTGGTCCCTGTGGGAGAAGATCAAAAACAACATTTAGAACTGGCCAGGGATATTGCAGAAAGGTTTAATGGTGCTTATGGAAATGCATTCAAAGTACCAGAAATCCATATTCCAAAAATCGGGGCTAGAATAATGAGCCTTCAGGAACCCGAGAAGAAAATGTCTAAATCCGATGAAAATGAAAAAGGTGTCTTATTTTTACTCGACGAAGAAAATGTCATCAGAAAGAAAATCAAAAGAGCAGTCACTGATAATGAAAACCAAATTGCTTATAATGATAGTCAACCCGGCATCAAAAATTTAATTACTATTTACTCAAAACTAAAACCTTGTACAGTAGAAGAAGTAGTAGAAGAGTATGCCGATCAAGGCTACGGAACTTTCAAAAAAGATGTGGCTGATTTAGTTGTGGATAGGTTACAACCTGTCAAGGATGAATACAATAAATACATGGAAAACAAAGATTACTTAGAAGATGTTTATCATGAAGGAGCTAGAAAAGCCGCAGAAATTGCAGCAGATACCATGGAAAAAGTAAAAGATAAACTTGGACTAGTAAATTAA
- a CDS encoding nitroreductase family protein, with the protein MSLELLFQRRSIRSYQDRPVEDDKIKKLIEAGMAAPSARNIRPWHFVVIKDREILNKITDIHPYSSMLREAPMAIAVCGKHSEPYWVQDCSAAMQNILLAATAQGLGSVWLGIYPREDRTQEVKDLLDLPEEISPLGVTAIGYPNETKPQKEMYEEDKVTVIE; encoded by the coding sequence ATGAGCCTAGAACTTTTATTCCAAAGGCGCAGCATTAGAAGCTATCAAGATCGACCCGTAGAAGATGATAAAATCAAAAAATTAATAGAAGCTGGTATGGCTGCGCCATCGGCACGGAATATTCGTCCTTGGCATTTTGTAGTAATTAAGGATCGAGAGATCCTAAATAAAATCACTGACATCCACCCTTATTCCAGTATGCTAAGAGAAGCCCCCATGGCTATTGCTGTATGTGGCAAACATAGTGAACCTTACTGGGTACAAGATTGTTCTGCAGCCATGCAAAATATTTTACTGGCAGCTACTGCTCAAGGTTTAGGATCAGTTTGGCTAGGGATCTATCCAAGGGAAGATCGGACTCAGGAAGTTAAAGATTTACTTGATTTGCCAGAAGAGATCTCACCACTTGGAGTTACAGCCATAGGATATCCTAATGAAACTAAACCTCAAAAGGAAATGTATGAAGAAGATAAGGTGACTGTTATCGAATAA